The genome window CTTGACGATATATCCCTCCTGTTGTCGAGTTAGCATGCGCAACGTGAACGTACGAAAGTTAATGATGGATGCTTACTCTGCTATACCACCAATagacatcatcgtcatcggtgAAGTACTCGGAAGTCTCATCGTCCCTGCGCTCAAGCGCATACCTCACAAATCTCGCCATATTGGCGATAAGAAATCGTTCTTTAGAATAGGCTGTTGCGTGTGTTTGTTGAttttgagatggatggaatCAACCGAGTACGAGCTACGCTGAACGGTACTCCGAGGTCCGTACAGGTGATTGATTGGAAGTGCTCTCCTCCACTAAAGTTCACAGTTGCCAAGGTGCTAGGTGCCAGGTGCCAGGTGCCCGAAGGATGCGTAAACAACCCCCAATCGCAGGGATAAATGAATGGATGTCAAAGTTAGCACTTGtgaaataaaaaagaacGGCCCCCAGTGAATAAGAAGATGAAGGGTCGAGAAAGAGACTAGAAGGCGTTTATTAGGAGGATATGCTGAGAATTCCAAAGGGAGAAGGTTGGTTTTCACATAAAGGCCCGTCGTACAAATACGACTCCCCCCCCCTTCGGTTTCGTTTTAAGCGGGCGCTCCAGTGTACAAaggcaagacaagaaagGGGACAGGAGGGGGCGATAGCCACTGCCAGTGCCTTTATCGTGCGTAGACGCGACGATCTCTGCGGCAGAGTTACGTTACGCTCGACTCCTCAAGTTTCACAGGCTGACAGTGGCAGGGTTGTTGTCACGTCCCAGCGGCTACGAGCCTAAGACAAGCCACAGAGCCGAAGAAATGCACCACCCTCATTGTCTCCTACAAGTTTATCGCTACTCCGTTAAGATGATCATCTTTGAATAAGGTAGCGACTAACTAGTCTAGTCAGCCCCTCAGCTTATTGACGGTGAGGGTTGCTGTGAAGAATCCTTCACTAGGAGAATAAGACTCTGCCATAATAAGAATCACAAGCCCTGCATATAAATGAGACTCAGCAGTGAGTATTACTGTACATATCATGCTCAGTAAACTGTGAGACGGATCGATCTACATCCGTACTGTATTAGCGTATGACAAGGAGCCATCGGCTCAGCCTCGTAGCTACTTGAAACATCTCGTCTTTTCTTGCATTTCCGAAAAGCCACTGAGAAGTAAACACGGACATTCCGGCCTCGTTCTATCATGCACGCTCAGCTCCTCTAGTCGTGCAAAACTCAAAGACTTCACTTTGATGTCAACAATCGTTACACTTATGCATGCGAGGTTGCAACTATAAGTTTATCAAATTCTGGCAACCAATCCAAAGACGCCATCGCTCTAATGCTATTAACGAGATAAACAACCACGCTGCTTCTGAGATTCTACAAAACTACGCCTCCAGCGGCTCCCCAGCCAGCAAAGTCGGGACCTGGACCATCGAGACGAGGGTTCGGGGGGAGGCCTTGCTCTCTTCTTCGAGCGTCTTCTGCTTGTTGATGCGCCTGTTGCAGCCGCTGTCTCCACCATAATAAGAAGACAAGTGAAAAGGTGACGCCAATGATCAGGACGCTTTCTAGTACaccatcgtcgtcatctgTTCCCTGTCCATCGCCGAGAGCACCATCGTATAAATCACCTCCGGTGTAATGCTCCTCCTCGTAGTATTGGTTATCTTCTCGCAGGAAGTTGGCGATCCACTCGGAGAATGAGCGATCCTTCTTAGGTTCTGGAGGCTTTGTAAGTATGTACCTAGGATTTGTATCTGACAAGAGAAACTTACTGGGCTCATCCTGGATCGAGTGAATCGGTCCATGTGTCAGTGTGTTCCAAGCGCTTCGAAGGCGAAGCTTCAGGAGACTCAAAGTTACTGGTAGATATGCCTCATCGTTTACCTCCAGGGCATGATCGTAGTATCTCTTTGCGAGATGGAAGTCTTGTACCAGACCAATGCCGTTTTCGTGCATCCAACCGAGGTTGAAAAGTGCCTGTGCGCTCTGGGAGTAGTCGGAGGCTCCGGTGTAGCACTGGACAGCCTTTGTAATATCTTCTTCAGTACCAATACCATGATAATAATAATCACCCATCTTGACCAATGCGTCAACATTAGACTGTCTGGAAGATCGCGTCCAGTAAACAAGAGCAAGAGAtgggttcttgagaagaCTACTCTTCTCTCGGGGCTGTCCAAGTAATGACGAAATGGAAACCCCATTTTGAACAGAATCTATCATGTAGGCAACATTTGTCTGGGCCTTCTCGTAGCCCTGCTCAGCGGCCAGAAGATATTCAAGGAATGCAAGTTCGTAATCGTTAGCCTCGTAAGCGTCGTTGGCGTCACCCCATGATGACACCAGGGGCTCTGCCTTCTCGGCAACGCTCTTGTAATACGTCAAGGATGCAGGACAGTGCTTCTCTCGTCCAACACCATGATGGATCATCTCTGCAATGTAGTAGTGGGCTTCAATGTTGCCGTGCCTACCGGCGAGTTCAAAATAGTTGTTGGCAATCCTGACATCTTCCTGGCCACCCTGGTCCAGGTAAAGTTGACCCATCTGCACCAAGGCTGGGGCATAATCCTGATCGGCAGAGGACTTGAAGAGCTCCATAGCCCTCTTCACATTCTCTTTTTGACCGTAGCCATGAAGCATCATTAGACCAAGACCATGTTGTGACTGAGCATCATGTTGTGTAATGCCACGCTCGAACCACACCTTCGCCCGCTCAAAGTTCTGAGGAACGCCGTCGCCTCTCAAATACATCTGACCCAAATACCCAGCAGCCTTACTGGCAATCTTCTCGATTCCAGGCTTCGGGTTCTCGCTTAGACGGCCGTCCTTCTTCCAGTAACGTAATGCGACCAGAACAAAGTACTTGCGTGCTAGGTCAACATCTCGTTCCAGGCCTCGTTGGCCGTCATAGTATATGCGTCCGAGGTTATATGAAGCCTTCGAATCGCCTTTTTGAGACATAAGATCCAAGTACTCAATCACATCATCTATGGCGGCATTCGCATCAGAGCCAGGGCTAGCCTTGAATGCGTTCATGCCTGAGCTTGAAGCACTCGCTCCTTCTCCGTAGATAcctccatcgtcatcagaAATTCGCCATGACTGATGGATCCAAGATCGACCACCAGGAGGGCCCGCTCGGTACCAAGCAATAGCCTTGTCTGCGACACGCTTGTAATATTTCACTGCCGCCTCGCAATTCTTCGTCGTGCCAATGCCAGCATGATGTCTAAAGGCCGTTGCCATCTCCGCACGAGCATTTCCACGAATAGCAGCAAAGGTATAGTAAAGAAGCGCCTTAGCTTGGTCACGCTCTACAACGTTACCGATCCCGGTCGAATAGTAGACTCCTAGCATATACTGGGCTGTTGAATTTCCATAGACAGTTGCAAGTTGATGGTAGTTGTTGAAGGCCACCTCCAAGTTCCTTGGGTAACTATAATTGCCGAAGAAGTTTATCTCGGCAAGTAAGTAGAGAGCATCGGAATTGTTTTGCTGTGCGGCCTGTTCGAGAAAATCAACCGCTTTTGCGACAGCGCCGTTGACAGTGGTCTCTTGGGATTGCGATGGGGCTGTTGCCGGACCAGATGGAATGGCTTTAAGTATGTAACGCAGAGCGGTTCCGACGAGTCCCGAAGGTCTTCGCTTTCGGCGATGTAAAGGTTGAGGGGCTTTGGTAAGTTCTATTCTTGCTGCATCGACCAGTTCCGCGCCTAGAAGCTGTCAGTGTCTTTGCgccttgttggtggtggaaaTAATCGTACCAGGTTGCGGGCCAGCAGGCTGACTTTGATCGACAACGACGTCGGTCTTGGGAGAAGCGATATATTGATTCTGTCCAGCTCCTTCAAGGTTCTTATCCTTATATGTTTCGTCATAATGTTTGACATTTGTGCCGAGTCCTGTGGTTACCTGCCAAAGCACTAATAAAGAAGTCAGCAAGCCAAATTGACAGCTGTCGCGTGTTACAATAAGGTACGAAATGGTTGACTAACGGAGGACCCAGACTATCGATTGACGCATCGTTGGCAGCTGCTATGTGCCGGAAAGGTCAATTCTGCTATAGAGCATGGCTATAATGCAGAGTAATAATTTGGTGAGGCCAACGGTGTTGGAGTTACAAGCTGTCCAGTTGAGGTCGGAGCTTGCATGAGGTAATGCGGCAGCCCAGAAGGGAAAAGCGCTGTACTGTACGGCTGATGATTAAGCAACATTGGCCAGGAGCCGACACCACTCTACGACCCTATTACATTCGTTCAGCACCAGGTGATGGATGAATGACTATGACTTTTGTCTTTGCATTATACGAACTGAACCCCAATTGGAACCTGCCTTGATTCCAATGCACGTGGTACCCAATAAGCACTGCACGAAATCAGATTGGCTCTCTACCTACATAGGGAGGTATACTATGCACCAACCATTTGAGATTTCACAATCGCATTTAAAGATCATGTCCAATCAGCAGAAGCACAGCAAACAGTTCGGCTTGAGCAGGCTCATAGACTCACGGAGGAATAATTTCTAATGATGTTGTTAAATCTATTCGAAAGATAGTATGGCAGGTGATAAGTTTGCTTAATATACTATCCGTATATAGCCCTCAGGGAATAAGAAAGGTTCTGACATTTTAGGCAAGGTGCCCAAGACAACTAATCTAAGGTATACTAAGTCTATCCTAAATTGACCTgagtctttttgtcatttagAATAGAGATCCTAAGTTTTATTCTTCTGTAGGAAGCATACAATCTTTCCATGGAGGGGCTCAGAGCAAACCAAATTCACCGCATACCTACGCAAAGACTATCCGAACTTGAGCAACTATCCGTTGCTTCAGTTCAAAGAGCTGTGATCTGCCGAAACTCTATTTGATAGCCACTTTCAACAAACAGAAGCAATTATACTCAAATATCGCTTCGGCGACTGCCCACTTTGGAGTTATTCGACCTGATGCCTGGTAGACTGACGGCGTGGCTTGCTAGTGCTGAAGCTATCCTAGGCCCCCCAACCACTCAGAGTTTCAGGTCCCTGCAGTTAGTGTCTCTCCAAGCCTCCTCAACGCGAAAGTCACAGGGACCGCGTTAATGGCTGGGAGCTAGCGCGTTTTACTTAACGCGCTTGCATTTAACTAACTTGCATCACCACTTTAGCTCGAATTCTCCCAACGATACTCTTCTCATTTCTACGCATTGCACTACCACACATATCAGCATATACTTGCAATACTCACGGTTTCCGTCTTTGCTTTCGTGAGTACTGTATTTGTGTAATTGGCTTGTTTTTGTATCAATTGCCCAGAATTCGTTTCGTTCGAGCTCTCGTCACAAGAGTCCCTCCCTCGTATCAAGGGCTCATCGTGCATCCACCTCTTCCCACCATCAGTCTCCACCTACAAGCTATCGCCATGTCGACCCTCAAACGTAAAGCAGGCGCCTCAGCCGGGAACGATTCGAAGAAGCCTAAAGCTAATGGCAACATTGCCTCTTTCTTCGGAGCAGCTCCTAAGCCTACTGGTACTGGTGCTTCTGCTCCCGCACCAGCCGTCAAGTTTGATAAGGCCAAGTGGGTGGCTTCCTTGAAGCCAGAGCAGAAAGAGCTCTTGCAGCTCGAAATCGATACTCTTGACGAAAGCTGGTTGGCGCATCTCAAGGATGATCTTGTTACAAAGGacttcttggacttgaagCGATTCTTGGATCGGGAAATCAGCTCTGGTCGCAAGGTGTTCCCACCTAGGAACGATATCTACTCATGGTAAGGACGAACTATGTTTCTACCTGCGGTGGCAGCTCCTAACCTATGGCTTATAGGTCCCGTCATACCCCTTTCAGCAATGTCAAGGTTGTCATTGTTGGTCAAGACCCCTATCATAACGATAACCAGGCTCACGGATTGGCATTCTCCGTTCGACCCCCAACCCCTGCACCACCCTCGCTCAAGAACATGTATATTGCTCTGAAGAAAGACTATCCTACTTTTGAGCCACCACCAAACCGAGGAGGTCTTCTCACCCCCTGGGCAGACCGTGGTGTTCTCATGTTGAACACCTGCCTTACAGTTCGAGCCCATGAGGCCAACTCGCACTCCAATCGAGGATGGGAGAAGCTCACACAGCGAGTCATTGATCTAGTGGCGCAAAAGAGAACAAGGGGTGTTGTTTTCATGGCCTGGGGAACACCAGCCGGCAAGCGAGTGCAGAAGATCGATCGCGTCAAGCATCTTGTACTACAGAGTGTCCACCCTAGCCCTCTCAGTGCTTCCAGGGGGTTCTTTGACTGCGGTCACTTCAGAAAAGCCAATGACTGGCTGGTTACACGATATGGGCCTGAAGGAGAGATTGACTGGGCACTCGGACCTGGCACTTCCACGAAAGCTCCAGCGACGGAAGCCGATGCCAAAGAGGCTAAATCTGCTGAGAAAAAGGCTGAGGCCATTGAGAAGACTAAGCCTGAAGTGGtgaagaaggctgaagaggaCAAGGAGAACGATGCTttcgacgaagatgaggaagctcTCGAAGAGGCCCTTAGGTtggctgaggaagaggagaaagagaaagaaaagtaGTGTTGAAAGTGTTCAAACTCGGAGTGGATTTGTGTTATGACGGCGTTCAACACTAAGTGAAAGGTACATGGCATGCAAGCGTTGGGACAGCTTTTCAACTATTAAGTTTTCGGTTCCGGGTCAGGGATCAATGTAGGATCAGCCTCGGGAATCTAGGTACATGGATATTGGAAAAGGTTTATAGGATGGATGAATACGGAATATTATGACGCTCAATACGTGATCCTCACCTGGTGCAACTCCCCACAACCTGACGCATAAAGTGATAGATTGTTTCGGAAATCAGGGCGCGGCCGGAAGGGACAGAAAGTTCCGGTTTGAGGCAGATCCTTAATATCTGATGCTCAACACTTTTATCGTATCATGTTCACGGTCAAGAGAAAGGTCCGTGTTTAAGAAATTGTCAAGGCATCCCCACTGTTCAGCCCGCCGAACTGGTCTCATCTGGGTATCCTTTTCAAAGGCGAAGGCGAAGCGGAGGAGACGTTTTCGTttcgagaagaatgaggcgATCTTGTCGTCTCTATGTTTGGTAAAGGATACCGAGGTACGGATACATGAGATTGATTATGTTGGTGTGAAATATTGTAGGTCACTCCAGGCTGCCATCTTGTACGAGGAGCTGAGCCAATCAAGGCAGATACCGGTTCTTCTAAATATCGGTGGCCTCTGAGCATATATTtaaggaagaaaaagcatATGTTAAGCTGAGATGAGCTTTGGCGGCTAGGGTTCCAGGACTGTCATGAGGCAGATCACGGATCCATGACTGACAACGGGAACAGCCTCTGCACTGACTTATACCATTGGGTCATTTAACCCAAGGGACTACAATCAGCAAGGGTTTCGATAAAGCTGAGACAGGTTGTAAAATCTACATTCCAGTTTGGAAGACATCAATCTGACAGTAGAGCCTCACCTTAAAGTTATACTGTGCATCACAATTCATCTGCATGTCAAACATGTAAGTTATTTTTCGCCATCTTGCGTAAGTAAATGCCAACTCATCACGTCGATCTCGGAAACTCTTGCCAGACAACCACTCAAAAATGCTTCCAAGCAGCGGCTTCGCCTGGGGAGGGTGGGATGAGGATGCGCTGGCGATGCCAACTCACACCCATGAGCCCCGCGGATGACCAAGCTACTGGTAAAGGTGCAGCCATTGGACCACAGCTACAGAAGCTAGGAAAGAAGTCAGAATGGCGTCTATATTTGGACGCTTCAGAGCCAAGAAGCCTCCATGTTCGTGATCCAGAACCCGTTGTAAGCGAGAAGTTCCTGGCAAACATGGAATATCCCAGATGAGAGATCAGCTCAACCATGAGCTAGAGCGCAAAGAAGTAATTCAATCGGCCGAGGGCGACTCGATATGGAATAAGTAAGGGAAAAAGACAGATATTGCCTCTCATGACGTGGAGTTAGGCTGAAGACTGCTTGATAGCAGCGCTGTTATTGGCAGGGGAGCGAGCAACAGAAGAGGTTATGGTTGCGGCGCTTTAGTTCTGATGGAAATGGAGCTCTAAAAGAGGCACGGGAATTACGAAACGTTGGCGGCGAGCCACCCACCATAGTGCTCGATAGCATTAAAGCGCAATAAGAGAAAATGCGTATCGTTTGGCTGCTCATATCTTTGGGCCCAGGAAACATGATGAGCTAAAGGCTTTGGCGTCCAACCATAGCGCCAAGATGACACGCTTGTAGGGGCCACTGGCGGTAATTACCCCTGTCCATCATCCCAAGTTGGATCTCGTTTGATGAAGCTTAACCTCTACTGAATATGCTGCCAGGAACTCAAGTCACCTGCATATTCAGAGACTATTGACGATATGACCCGTGTTGAAGGGTTCTACAAGCCATTTATCGACCGGTGAAACTGTGACCGGAGCAAGCTGGTGCGATAAAAGGTCGCTGGTGGTCCATGAGGCCATCcaattaattaattacacGGGCAGCCCGCTTGCTCGATGTAATTAAAAAGCAGAACTTTCAGGAACGTGGAGATCCACTCGTCTAGTAAagccttggccttgtgcAACGGCTGAGTCCCGTCTGCTAGTGCTAGCTGATCCAATGGTTGTGTTTAGTATGTACCTTGCTGTGACTCTCATAATTTCTGTTCGAGGGACGGGAGAGAAATCAAGGTTGTTGTTGGGGAAATGACGAGAAGATGGTGAAGACTTTATGGTTAGTTTATAGAGATATCCTCAGGTTAGGCAAAGTGATTATCCTCAGAAGGGTCTCTTGTATAAGAATCTTGGcgagttctttttcttgcCTAAAGGACCCTTGAAATGGACTGGAATGGgtcaagaaactcaaggCTGAGGGCAATGAATTGCTTTGAACTCGTGTGTCATGACTCTCAGCCTCATTGTTACAGTGTACAGTTATGTGTTGTGTATTGTCTCTGAAGATATCGTGTTGCACAGCATGACCGTTGTTACAATAAGAGGCTGTAGATTTGATTCAACTATCAACCAAGCAACTCATACAATTCAGCCACATTGTTAAATATTGTTGGATCTGTAAACTATTCATCTCCATGATAACTCAATCTATGCACGCCCATCACATCCATATTGCCCCCCTCCCCCAAACCCCCTACCCGCCCCATGTCCTCTTGTTCATGCTCTCTATCCTCTCATCCCAGCGAGAAGCCCAATTCCCAATCTTAGtgctcttgttctttttttccATTTGTACGTaccatccaatccaatcccATCCAGTCCATCATGAACCTGGTCGCGCATCCCAGTCGCCCCCTGAGCGCGTCCCCCCATCTCACTGTCACCCTCACAATTCTCATTTTGTCGTCTCATCTAGACTAGAGAGTCGCTTTTTCTCCTCTTTACCTTCTCCTCTTGTATGATTCAacttttctttctatttTTCCATATTCATCTATTTTCTCTGAACCCTGGCTTCTTGAGCCCCTCCTTTTCccattctttcttctctctgtTTCGTTTCGATACCCAGTAGCCAATCTCTGTGTTAACCTCTGAATAACTGAGGTGCAGAGGGGAAAAAGGGTCCCCTACTAATTTTATCTGTACGCCCACCCAACTTGGCTCATCTGCCGCAGGTGCGCATCAAAACTGCCCGATGCCCACCTTCCCTGACTTACACGTCTCGCCTTGTCCTGCGTgcagcagcatcttcaacaagcGACATCGTCATCATTTTTATTCCTGCTAATTCTTTTCACCAAAAGGTTCTCGGTCCTCGATTCGTTTCTTTTCAATTCTCTTATCGAAAAACCACCAAAACCTTGCTTTTTACAACTTCAGCTGGGGAGATTATCACGAATACCTAGCTGCTACCCTATTTAAGGCATCTCCTGAAAGATCACCGCCCCTTTATTTGGGATCTGCTTCGACTCGACCCGACGTCACTTTTCCTATATCCAGCGCATGGGATTTCGCTGCGGTTTCGTTTAATTCTCGATTTCGAATTATCATTCTATAGCCATCACCCATAATGGCAGGCCTTTTTTCTCgcctcaagggcaaggatgGCAAGTCCAAAAAGAAAGGCGCAAACGATTCTGCACAACAGCTACCACAAAAACCACAATGGACAGACGCCTGGGCACGCACATATGTTGAGCCTGAAGAAGTTCACGAGCTGATCCGATGTTGCACAGAAGAGCTCAAAGCTCGAGGTATGTCAACTATCACATGAAATACAAAATATGTATCTTTGTGTGTACAGCATACTGATCGCCATGTCATACCAGGTCTCGATCACCCTTTCCTCTTATTGCCATACCGTCCCACCTCCGATCCCAGCGCTGTTCGTTCCTTTATTCGCCATTTCTTCGAATCCCATGCCAATTTACGGGGCGAACAATTGACACAAGAACTCCGCATGACAGAACCTATGGTCAGTACATGCGGAAAGAGGGGCATGATCGCAACTAATATCGAAATAGGTGGTTTCTGGAGTTGCCAAGTGGTGCTGGAGTCGCATCCAGGGGGGTATCGTTGGTTGGGATGCGTATGAACTGTTCAAAGTGGGAGAAATTGGTATGCGCTTCTACATCTTGGGTTTCCTGCTATACTAACTATTTTCTATAGACTCGAACATGGCCCGAGACTCTTTCAAGACGTTCATTCCTATCAGTGTTGAGAATGGTGCCCGTCAGCGCATTATCTTTGACTTCTTCGACCTACTGGCCGCTGTTGCAGCGCACGGAAAGTCCAATGGCCTGGGTGGACGAAAGCTTTCACGAATGGCAGCATGGTGGGCATTCGAACATAAAGATACTAACAAGGGTTTTGAAGGAGGTTATGATGCTTGGCTTCGGTAAGTACCCCTGAGACTTGTGATGCTCGCGATTGCTTATCCAGAAACTAGTGCCGCCGATGCCACAAGCCATATGTTCTTCGCTTTCCTCAGATCCCTCTCACCCGAGCAAAACGTCACTGGCATTACGATGCTTCCCAGATCCCTCCAGAAACTACTTCAGGAAACCGAGTATCCTCCTCAACGACCTTCTCTTATGATGTCAACCACAAACAAAGTTGTCATGATTGTGGATACTGTATCGCCAACTCCTTTTGCGCTCCTTCGGAGAGCGAACCACTTCCAATATCGTGATTCGGACCACGCATTACAAGAGTTTTCCGAGTACGACGACCCTGTGCAGGCTTTGACGGACGAATGCCGCCGAGTTCTCAAGGCTATTTCTGGTGCCAATCAGTCAcaagcttcaagctcaaagCACTCTACAAGCTTGCGCGACGCCTCCTGGTCACGATTCGAGGATATTGGCTTCTCTTCTACactggatgaggatgacgacgacgacgatagTGCTTTGACCTACAAACGCCAGCCACCCGCTCTGCGAAGAACCCCTGCGTCTGGTAACGGACTTGGTAGACCGACAACCCCGTCTTGGGCCGACTTTCTTTCTTCGGGATTCGTGGATGAAAACCAGCCTGCTCGGTCAAACTTGCTTCTACCCCCTGACAAGGTTCTGCCTCCCCTCGAAACCCAGAGACAACAAAGTTCTCAATCGCATCGACCAAGGCTTGAACATGATCACTCGCTTGAGCCTGGGGAGCTCGCAAGTATTGCAACATTTTTGCTGGACGATTCGTTCTGGTGGGTTTGGATGTCCAGTCTTGCCCCTGAGGAGACTGCAGAGCGCAAGTCGGCCTTCGGACGATGCGCCGTCATCGAAACCAAGATTACTAGTGGCCGTTGGCTCGTGATGGAAGAAATGGTTGCCGGCGCAGCTCCTGAACCTCAGGAGGGTGCGTATAttgcagagaagaagggtctcttcagctggaCAAAACGTGGGAAGGGCCTCGGCCGACGGAAGTCGACAGCCAATAAGTCAGTCGAGAACATTGGCCAGGGCACCAGCAAGGCCAGCATAGGTCCCGATACTCACGCCAGAATCCAAGCCAAGGCCGCGCAGCTTCGTGCGCAGGAACAGCAAGGAAAGAAGCTAGCTCAACAGCCCCTGTACCAGCGACG of Fusarium oxysporum Fo47 chromosome I, complete sequence contains these proteins:
- a CDS encoding uracil-DNA glycosylase-like protein — translated: MSTLKRKAGASAGNDSKKPKANGNIASFFGAAPKPTGTGASAPAPAVKFDKAKWVASLKPEQKELLQLEIDTLDESWLAHLKDDLVTKDFLDLKRFLDREISSGRKVFPPRNDIYSWSRHTPFSNVKVVIVGQDPYHNDNQAHGLAFSVRPPTPAPPSLKNMYIALKKDYPTFEPPPNRGGLLTPWADRGVLMLNTCLTVRAHEANSHSNRGWEKLTQRVIDLVAQKRTRGVVFMAWGTPAGKRVQKIDRVKHLVLQSVHPSPLSASRGFFDCGHFRKANDWLVTRYGPEGEIDWALGPGTSTKAPATEADAKEAKSAEKKAEAIEKTKPEVVKKAEEDKENDAFDEDEEALEEALRLAEEEEKEKEK
- a CDS encoding uncharacterized protein (domain of unknown function-domain containing protein): MAGLFSRLKGKDGKSKKKGANDSAQQLPQKPQWTDAWARTYVEPEEVHELIRCCTEELKARGLDHPFLLLPYRPTSDPSAVRSFIRHFFESHANLRGEQLTQELRMTEPMVVSGVAKWCWSRIQGGIVGWDAYELFKVGEIDSNMARDSFKTFIPISVENGARQRIIFDFFDLLAAVAAHGKSNGLGGRKLSRMAAWWAFEHKDTNKGFEGGYDAWLRAADATSHMFFAFLRSLSPEQNVTGITMLPRSLQKLLQETEYPPQRPSLMMSTTNKVVMIVDTVSPTPFALLRRANHFQYRDSDHALQEFSEYDDPVQALTDECRRVLKAISGANQSQASSSKHSTSLRDASWSRFEDIGFSSTLDEDDDDDDSALTYKRQPPALRRTPASGNGLGRPTTPSWADFLSSGFVDENQPARSNLLLPPDKVLPPLETQRQQSSQSHRPRLEHDHSLEPGELASIATFLLDDSFWWVWMSSLAPEETAERKSAFGRCAVIETKITSGRWLVMEEMVAGAAPEPQEGAYIAEKKGLFSWTKRGKGLGRRKSTANKSVENIGQGTSKASIGPDTHARIQAKAAQLRAQEQQGKKLAQQPLYQRRGRTDAELMAEKTNSVLTLQPTIIGEASSALKWVSKYDKGTIKDLYMANNNAGRGTMVSPIPSESMNGDAASNSGTQAPDQPPQVPVKDVVSPITSPTFSPTSNETTRKPLPQPEHPVEVQPQPEPVQAPTPEPVSEPVQEPTPRPVLPVSPLSPVPPPKDEAPQDLARENMVSPTPSSPENKKKKLQKAEKENRGFRKLFRKNRSSKLPDDAAANVHEFLRQTQATPEPQAQKPLTPADTPEPAATIQRVPVPQPAQTDEADMPTPTPAAEFVTPMEEPVQRVDTPQKNQDIAEPTIDQSQIALNAKDSAPAQKAIPQFNQGPLQDQPAFAPDSDDEDDATPPPIPRSPRHSPQIGGPAQPEEKLSHSAGPGVQDRWAQIRKNAAERAATRPDDQLRPSYSNSNRTGDGDDDTSGEETIESRVARIKARVAELTNNMEGTNGPQANATRH